The Maridesulfovibrio salexigens DSM 2638 region CCAATCTCGCCCGCATTGCCGGAAAGTGCGATTCCATTTCTGCCGAACTGCCGGAACTTTCCCCGGTAAACTGGACATCATTCTTTACTGCCCAAAAACCGGAAAGACATGGACTTTACGGCTTCACATCCATTGATCCGCAAAGCTACACCCTTTCCATTAACAACTTCGAGCAGGTACTCTGCCCGACAATTTTTGATGCTCTGGGCAAAAACGGATTGATCAGCAAGGTCATTAACCTACCTAATACTTACCCCGCCAAGCCGCTGCGAGGCATGCTGATTTCCGGCTTTGTTGCTGATTCATTTGAGAAAGCTGTTCACCCACCCTTCCTGCTCGGCCCACTTCGCGATGCAAGCTATCAGCTCGAAGCAGACACCAGCCGGGGAATAATGGACCCGGATTATCTTTTCGATCAAGTCGCGCGCACTCTTGAGGGACGGTTAAAGGTACTTGAATTACTTTGGAATGATCTTGCATGGGATTTATTCACCATTGTCTTTACGGAAACAGACCGCCTGTTCCATTTTTTCTATCCCGCTTTCGAAGACGACAACCATCCCCTCGCTTCCAAGGCAACAGAATTTATGCATAAATGGGATCATGCAATAGGTGTGGTGCTGGATAAATTCAAAACTCTGCCGGGAGATAAAAAGCTTATCAGTTTTGCGGATCATGGCTTCGCTGCCCTTGAAACAGAAGTGGACCTGAACACCTTTCTCGTACAACAGGGCTGTCTGGAATACACCCAGCCCGCAAAGGACCAGTGGGATTCCTCAATAATTGCCCCGAGCAGCAAAGCATTTGCCCTTGATCCCGGAAGGATATATATCCATACCTCTGATTTTGCACGTGGACAGATTGATCCAGCACACACAGATAAAATTACTGCTGAAATAGCGGACAAACTCATGAAGCTTGAGTTCAACGGACAAAAGGTGATGAGGCAGGTTCTGACCAAACGTGAAGCCTATGGAGACAGCCCTATAGGCAACCCTCCGGACCTGATCTGCACCGCAAAACCCGGATTCGATCTTAAGGCTAAATTTGACCGCGCTGAAATCTTCGGTTTCCATGGCAGAACCGGAACTCATACAGTGCAAGACGCATTTTTCTACAGCTCCGATGGACAGCAGATTAACACCATGCACCAAACCGGACAAATCATACTTGACTGGTTCAATATTACTCTGCCAGATTAACAAATTCACAACTAATTCTATATACGAAACGGCAAAGCCCTATTAAAAGTTTTTGGGATTCTTAAACCCTCTTTACAAAAAGGGTTTAAGGCCCCCGGCAGGGCCGCCGGAGGCATACATACATCATGATCGATTTTAAAAATGAATTGAACCCGGCACAGTACGAAGCAGCTACACATCCACAGGGTCCCGTGCTGGTAATTGCGGGTGCTGGCAGCGGCAAAACCCGTACAATTGTATACCGTCTGGCATGGTTGGTAGAACAGGGCATCCCGCCGGAATCCATTCTGCTGATGACCTTCACCCGTAAGGCTGCGCAGGAAATGCTTCAGCGTACCGAGCTGATTCTGGGCAGAAATCTGCACGGCACTCAAGGCGGAACATTCCACGCTTTCGCTTATTCCGTACTGCGTCAAAACGCGGCTGAAATCGGCTTTCCGAATGGCATAACCCTCATGGACCGCAGTGACTCTGAAGCCGCAGTCAAAGAAGTAAAAGATCAGCTTAAATTCGGTAAGGGAGACCGCTCATACCCCAAAAAATCCACCCTGCTGGATATGATCAGCAAGTCTCGTAACAAAGAACTTTCCATTGATACGCTGGTCAATTCCGAAGCTTTCCATCTGGCAACCTACGCTTCCGAAATGGAACAAATAGCTAAGGGCTACGCTGTTTATAAAAAACAGCACGGTTTGATGGATTATGACGACCTGCTCTTCTACCTTGAAGAACTGCTGACAAAAGACAAATTCCTGCGTAATTCCCTGCGTTCACGCTACCAGTACATCATGGTCGATGAATATCAGGATACCAACCTTGTGCAGGCTCGCATTGTCGGTTTGCTGGCCGGAAAAAACGGAAACGTCATGGCTGTAGGTGATGATGCTCAGTCCATCTATTCTTTCCGTGGCGCGGATGTAACCAACATCCTTAAATTTCCTGACATTTTTGAAGACGTAAAAATTGTACGTCTGGAACAGAACTATCGTTCCACACAGCCCATCCTTGATCTGACCAACGCTATTCTGGACGGGGCTGAAACAAAATTCGATAAGAAACTTTTCACCGAACAGACATGGGGCGATAAGCCGCAACTCATGGTTCCGCTCAGCGATTTCAGCCAGTCCAACCGCGTGCTGGACCGGATCATTGAATTGCAGAAAAAACATGGTCCCGAAGAGGTCGCAGTACTTTTCCGCGCCGGATACCAGAGTTACGGTCTGGAAGTTGCCCTGAAACGATTGGGTGTAGGATTCAAAAAATACGGCGGCCTGAAATTCAACGAAGCCGCACACATCAAAGATGTTCTGGCTTTCATGCGTCTGGTCAGCAATCCAGCGGACATTATCGCATGGCAACGCACCCTTGGACATATCAAGGGAGTCGGACCCAAAACCGCCACTAAAATCGCACAGGCTGTAATTTCTGCTGACCAGAAGGCACTTGGGAAATTCACCAAGAAATATCAGTTGCTGCAGGACATCCTGCGTGACCTTGATGGACTAAGGAAGAAAAACTCTTCTCCGGCAACCTGTCTTGAGATCATAGTTCCGCTCTACAGGCCGTTACTGGTTGCCCAGTACCCGGACGATTACCCGCGCCGCGAAGCCGGAATCGAACAGCTCAGCCAGATTGCATCCAACTACGATGATCTGGAATTTTTCCTGACCGACCTCTGCCTTGATCCTGATCAGCACAGCGAGGAAGAAAAAAAAGAAGATGTGGTCACTCTCTCCACCATTCATTCCGCCAAAGGACTGGAGTGGAATGCGGTCATCATCATTGACCTTGTGGAAGACCGTTTTCCTTCCCGCAAATCCATGCAAAAGCCTCAGGAATACGAGGAAGAACGCCGTCTGCTTTACGTGGCCTGTACCCGCGCACGCAAGGAGCTGATCATGTGCGCCCCGGCATCCATCAACCGCAAAAACACCGACTTCTCCGAACCTGCGGTGCCCAGTCCATTTCTGCGTGAGCTTGATAACGCACTCTTTGATGAATTGCAGGAATCCTATTCCGGCGGCATGGCGAAGAAAAAGAATGCTCCGGTAAATCCTGCTGCCTATACCGATACAGCTCCTTCAATCTCAGCTTCCAAGAAGCCCTCGCCCATGAAGCTGGGGCATTGCAAGCACAAGATTTTCGGACGTGGCAAAATCATCGAACGCATCGAGCCCAACAAGCTGCGCATCAATTTCCCCGGCTTTGGACCAAAGGTCATTGTCGAAGATTTTGTGGAGATGCTGTAAACAATGACAAAATTAAATTCAGAACAGGATTTCCTGACCCTGATCGACAAATATTTTCCATCCGAAAACGGCCATGTCACGCTTGGACGCGGAGATGACTGCTCTATCCTTCGTTCCGGCACAGACCTGTGCATCAGTAAAGATCTGTTTCTGGAAGATGTGCATTTCAGACGCTCGTACTTCTCTCCGGCAGACATCGGCTACAAAGCCCTTGCAGTTAATATCAGTGATATTGCGGCGATGGGCGGACAGCCCTGCGGATTTGCACTGGGTTTAATTATCCCGCCCAGTCTGGAAAGTGAATTCTGGGAACCATTCTTTCAATCAATGTCTGCCCTTGCGAAACAGCACGGGTTGATTCTGGCAGGAGGAGACCTGTCCGGCGGTCAGTATCTGGGAATTTCAGTTACAGTCTGGGGCGAAGCTGCGGGAGGCCGTTTTCTTTCTCGGGGCAATGCTGTACCGGGAGATATTTTATTCCTGCATGGTCCGGCAGGTATGGCCCGCACCGGACTGCTGGCACTTGAAGAATCAGGCACAAAAGCTACCGATTTTTACCCGGAATGTGTGCAAGCGCATCTGCGCCCGCCCATGCGCGTTGCAGCCGGCATCAAACTGGCTGAGTCGGAACACGTAAAAGGACTGATGGACCTCTCGGATGGTCTGGCCCGTGACCTGCCCCGTTTTCTGGGCTGCTGTGAAGGTAGTTTAGGTGCTAGGATTTCACTTGATGAATCGCAATTGCACGAAGAAATCATTCACTATGCTGAATCAAAATCAATTTCCGCTGCCGAACACGCTTTCCTCGGCGGAGAGGACTATGCCCTGTTCGGAGCTGCTTCAGCTGATGGCTTTGCAGAACTGAAGGCAAAAATCCCCGGCCTGCACCAGATAGGCACAATCACCGGGGACAACAAAATTTTACTTAACGGCAAAGAATACACTGCCGGTGGATTTGATCACTTTTCCAAATAATTACCACCCCAGCGCGGTAATATATTCGTACATTACCCAAAAATGGCAGAAACTTCCGGCCATGACAAATACATGGAAAATTTCATGGAAGCCAAAGAATTCCGGCCACGGATCAGGCCGTTTCATTGCATAAATAACCGCGCCGATTGAATACATGATTCCGCCGGCAAGCAGCCAGAGCAATGCTCCGACCTGCAAAGCCTGAATCAAGGGATAAGCCCCGACAATTACCAGCCAACCCATGGCTAGATAAAATCCGGTGGACAACCATCGCGGCGCATTCAACCAGACCATTTTGGTAATAATCCCAGCCAATGCCATGCTCCATATTGCAGCGAACAAAGACCATCCCCACGCTCCTTTAAGCCCCACAAGGCATATAGGCGTGTAGGTTGCGGCAATATAAATATAGATCATGGAATGGTCGAGCTTACGCAGCCACATGATCCCCCGCTTGGAAAGGGGCAACCAATGGTACAAAGTGCTCGCAAGGTAAAGCAAAACCATACCGCCGCCAAAAACCGAAAAAGTAACCACATGCATTACGCTGGTCGGATTTACAGATGAAACCAACAGCATAACCAGCCCGGCAATAGCGAGGCAAAAGCCTATAAAATGAGTTAACCCGCTCATGGGTTCGCGTACGTATTGCAGCATAATATCCCGTCCTTGAATAGCGAGTTGGATAACAAAATTTGGCCCTGACTTTTTTTCCGGAAAACCAACTTGCAGAACATTCTGCAAAAAGCGGGCAAAAGCTCACATTCAAACGATCGTTTAAATTCAATACGTAACAGTACACAAAAAAAGCCCGTAACACCAGCAGTGTTACGGGCCATTATCATCTATAGAACGTACAGAGCGGCTCTTATGATATGATCAGGACTATTCGGAAAGCATGCGTACTGCGCAGAATTTTCCGCACATAGCGCATTCTTTTTCATCTTTATGGTCTTTTCTACGAGCACAAGCCAGAGCGGGGTCAATTGCCAGTTCAGCAATACGGTCCCAATCAAGTTCCTTACGTGCGATAGAAATCTCTTTATCACGCTGAACAGCATCCTTACGGCCAAGTCCTACTTCACCGCACTGGGCAGCAACGAGAGAAGCTTTAACACCGTTCCAGACGTCATCAATCTCAGGCAGGGTCAGGTGTTCTGCGGGAGTAAGGTAACAGAGGAAGTCCACGCCGTTCATAACAGCAATGGCACCGCCGATTGCGCCGGCAATATGGTCATAACCGGGAGCGGAGTCAGTTACCAGAGGTCCGAGAACGTAGAGAGGTGCATTGTAGGTAGCAGCCTTGATTCCACGAATCTGGGATTCAACAAGGTGCATGGGCACGTGGCCGGGACCTTCAATCATAGCCTGAACGCCGTATTCGTGAGCACGCTTGGCAAGCTTACCGAGCATGAGAACTTCTTCCCACTGAGCAGCATCACCGGCATCTTCACCTGCACCGGGACGGAGGCCGTCACCGAGGCTCAGGGTAACGTTGTGCTTGAGGCAGATTTCGAGAAGACGATCATAGTTGGTGAGCAGAGGGTTCTCCGCATCATGATCACGCATCCAACGAGCAAGGATAGAGCCACCGCGAGAAACGATTCCCAGCAGACGCTCACCTTCTTCAGTTGCCCACTCTGCGCCACGGCGGGTAAGGCCGCAATGCAGGGTCATGAAATCTACACCCTGTTCGGCTTCTTTTTCCACTTCTGCAAAAAGTTCATCAATGGAGAAACCTGCGGGATCTTCATCACGTGCAACATACTGCTGCGCCATAGCATAAATGGGTACAGTACCCAGCGGCAGGGGGCAGCTATTGAGCATATCGGTCCTGATTCCGTCAAGATCACCGGCGGTGGAAAGGTCCATAACGGCGTGTGCGCCAGCCTTCCATGCGGTATCAAGCTTCTTCATTTCCTTTTCACGGTCATTCTTAAAAGGAGAAGTACCGATGTTAGCGTTAATTTTAACCTTCGCGGGCTGCCCGATAAGGGTGGGAGTTACATTCTTGTGGTTGGGGTTCCCGAGCAGAACCATAGTCCCATCTTCAATGCCCTGAATAATGGTCTCTTTGGAGAGCCCTTCGCTCTTGCAAAGTTCATCAATGCTGGAATCAAATATGCTTTTGAGAGCTTTATTTTTTGAAAACATCTGATTTCCTTATAACGTTATTAGGATTGTGCATTTTTCGTATTCTCAATGGTGTCTGTACAGGCAAGTCCATACCCCAATTTACCAGCGGGTACAATGGAACTTTTTACCCCGAAATCAAATAAGGGTACAACTTCCATCTAAATTCACAGTTCCGCCAATATTACTCTTTCATTAATTCTCTACGGTTAAAGTCTGTCATTTCGGAATTTTATCATGGAAAATTAAACAGATACAAAATCAAATTTGCATTTATGTCTAATTTCTAGTAGATCAGCAGATCATATTTTTTTGCGACACATAATATTTCAAGGGGGAAATTTAATATGCGCAATTGGAGAGGACTGTTATTACTGACAGTTTTATTTACACTGCTCTGCCAGCCCGCATTTGCGGCTGACTCCAGCCTCGGCCCGGCTAACGCCAAAGTGTTCGGTATGTTTACACTCATTCCGCCGCTTGTTGCCATTGTTTTGGCCTTCATTACCAAAAACGTTGTTCTGTCACTTTTCATCGGTGTATTTTCCGGTGCTTTCATGCTCGAAGCGAAAGGCTTTGACATCTACAACGGTTTTGTTGGCGGATTCCTGCGTCTGTCCAACGAAATTCTCGGCTCTCTTGCCGACTCATGGAACGCAGGTATCGTACTCCAGTGTCTCGCCATCGGCGGTCTCATTGCACTGGTATCCAAAATGGGCGGTGCGAAAGCAATTGCTGATGCTCTGGCTAAAAAGGCAAAAAGCCCGCGCAGTTCCCAGTTTGTTACTTGGGTGCTCGGCCTTTTCATCTTTTTCGACGATTATGCAAACTCCCTCACCGTCGGCCCTATCATGCGCCCGGTTACTGATAAAATGAAAGTTTCCCGCGAGAAACTGGCTTTCGTCATCGATGCCACCGCAGCACCCATCGCCGGTATCGCACTGATCTCCACATGGGTTGCTTACGAAGTCGGCCTGATCCGCGACGGTCTTCAGGGAATCGGATACACCATGAACGCTTACGGCGTTTTCGTAGAAACCATTCCTTACCGTTTTTACAATATCCTCATTCTGGTTTTCATCCTCGCTACCATCTGGTTCATGCGTGAATTCGGACCCATGTACAAAGCTGAACAGCGTGCCCGTACTACCGGTAAAGTCCTTGATGACAATGCTAAACCCATGGTTGCAGATGAGGCTACCGAACTGCAGCCCGCAGAAGATGTTGATCCTAGCATCTGGTACGCAATTATCCCCATCGGAACCCTGATCGTTGCAGCCTTCCTCGGCTTCTACTTCAACGGTTACAATGGAATCATGGGCGGTGATGACGCTGCACTGAAACAGATTTTCGAAGATGCTCCCATGAGTTTCTTAGCAATCCGTGAAGCTTTCGGTGCTTCCGATGCTTCTGTTGTTCTTTTCCAGGCTGCTCTTATCGCAGGTATTGTGGCTCTGGCCATTGCCATCGGCAAGCGCATCCTGTCTGTGGACGAAGCACTCTCCACTTGGGTACAGGGTGTTAAATCCCTGAACATCACCGCAGTTATCCTGCTGCTGGCATGGTCCCTTTCCGGTATCATCAAGGAACTCGGAACCGCGGCTTACCTCGTAAACGTGCTCTCCGATACCATTCCGACCTTCCTGTTGCCCTCCATCATCTTTGTGATGGGCTCCATTATCTCCTTTGCAACAGGTACTTCTTACGGAACAATGGGTATCCTCATGCCGCTCTGTATTCCGCTTGCTTTCGCGCTGGTACCCGAGCAGGGCTACGTAATCCTGAACATCGGTGCGGTTCTTACCGGAGCTATCTTCGGCGACCACTGCTCTCCCATCTCGGACACAACAATCCTGTCCTCTATGGGTTCCGCATGTGACCACATCGACCACACCAGAACTCAGCTGTTCTACGCCGTCCCCGTAGCGATCATCTCCATCCTGTTCGGTTACATCCCCGCAGGACTCGGAATGCCCGTACTGATGGTACTGCCTGCCGGAATCATTGCCATCCTCGCGTTGGTTAGATTCCTCGGTAAGCCTGTTTCGAACTAATCGATTCAGCTCAGCATATAAGCAATCAAAAATCCCTCCCTCCGATTTAGTTCGGAGGGAGGGATTTTATTTTGCCCTATTGACACAATAATTATTTCAAAGTTAAAGTGAATTCACATTCACATATTTGGAGAGTAATTAATGAGTAAAAGAATGGACCGCCTTTCAAGGCGCGAACAGATTGCAGAAGAAGCCCTGAAACTCGCTGCCAAAGGGGTCTCCGCCATTACGGTGAGTAACGTTGCCAAGGCTTGTGGAATCGTACCTGCTGCCCTGTACCGCCATTACAAAAACAAAGATGCAATATTCGATGGAGTGCGAGAACTTATCCGTAAAAAACTCATCGACAACGCCAAAACAGCTATGGATGAAGGAGATACTCCCTTGGATGTGCTGAAACAACTGGCTCTGCGCCATGCAGACCTACTGTATAAGCATCCTGGCATTCCTCGCCTGCTCTTCTCTGAAGCTGCTTTGGATCAGAAATCTATTCGCCGCAGGGCAATATATTCTTTGATGACTGAATACCGTGCTGCTGCCGGGGAAATAGCCGCCAAAGGACAGGAACTAGGGCAAATCCGCAAAGACGTAGATCCTGCGGATATTGTCTTCATGCTGCTGGGCACTGTAGTGCCGCCTTCATTCCTCTTTCATATTTCCAACGGAGAATTTGATCCCCGCGAACAGGTCAAACGTAACCTTCAGTTATTTGAAGAAACAGTTGCAGTGAAAAAGGAGAACTAATCATGAAATCCGGCCTGAAATTTACTCATATAATCGTAGCGATCCTGCTCTCCACCCTGCTTTGCGGCTGCAATGAAACAGAATCAAAGCTCTGGCAAGGCTATGTTGAAGGAGAGTTCGTTTACGTATCCTCCCCCTTGGGAGGACAACTGGACGAAATCAGCGTGCGTAAAGGGCAGACCGTTGTAACCGGACAACCGCTTTTCACCCTTGAACGGGAATTTGAGAAGTCCGGGGTAGATGAAGCAGAAGGTAATTTAGATAGAACGATCAGTGATCTTGCCGACAAACGCAAAGGACGCCGACCTTCCGAAATCGCCTCCATCAAAGCACGACTGAGAAAAGCTGTTGCAGCCGAAAGGCTTGCCGCGACAGAGTATAAACGACGTGCAGATTTATACAGCACCAGAACCATTTCAGAAGAAGAACGAGACCAGGCGCGCACTGATTATGAACAGGCCACTCAACTGGT contains the following coding sequences:
- a CDS encoding alkaline phosphatase family protein; its protein translation is MLFNQTERKRFVVLGLDGLPASLALKWAKRLPNLARIAGKCDSISAELPELSPVNWTSFFTAQKPERHGLYGFTSIDPQSYTLSINNFEQVLCPTIFDALGKNGLISKVINLPNTYPAKPLRGMLISGFVADSFEKAVHPPFLLGPLRDASYQLEADTSRGIMDPDYLFDQVARTLEGRLKVLELLWNDLAWDLFTIVFTETDRLFHFFYPAFEDDNHPLASKATEFMHKWDHAIGVVLDKFKTLPGDKKLISFADHGFAALETEVDLNTFLVQQGCLEYTQPAKDQWDSSIIAPSSKAFALDPGRIYIHTSDFARGQIDPAHTDKITAEIADKLMKLEFNGQKVMRQVLTKREAYGDSPIGNPPDLICTAKPGFDLKAKFDRAEIFGFHGRTGTHTVQDAFFYSSDGQQINTMHQTGQIILDWFNITLPD
- a CDS encoding ATP-dependent helicase — translated: MIDFKNELNPAQYEAATHPQGPVLVIAGAGSGKTRTIVYRLAWLVEQGIPPESILLMTFTRKAAQEMLQRTELILGRNLHGTQGGTFHAFAYSVLRQNAAEIGFPNGITLMDRSDSEAAVKEVKDQLKFGKGDRSYPKKSTLLDMISKSRNKELSIDTLVNSEAFHLATYASEMEQIAKGYAVYKKQHGLMDYDDLLFYLEELLTKDKFLRNSLRSRYQYIMVDEYQDTNLVQARIVGLLAGKNGNVMAVGDDAQSIYSFRGADVTNILKFPDIFEDVKIVRLEQNYRSTQPILDLTNAILDGAETKFDKKLFTEQTWGDKPQLMVPLSDFSQSNRVLDRIIELQKKHGPEEVAVLFRAGYQSYGLEVALKRLGVGFKKYGGLKFNEAAHIKDVLAFMRLVSNPADIIAWQRTLGHIKGVGPKTATKIAQAVISADQKALGKFTKKYQLLQDILRDLDGLRKKNSSPATCLEIIVPLYRPLLVAQYPDDYPRREAGIEQLSQIASNYDDLEFFLTDLCLDPDQHSEEEKKEDVVTLSTIHSAKGLEWNAVIIIDLVEDRFPSRKSMQKPQEYEEERRLLYVACTRARKELIMCAPASINRKNTDFSEPAVPSPFLRELDNALFDELQESYSGGMAKKKNAPVNPAAYTDTAPSISASKKPSPMKLGHCKHKIFGRGKIIERIEPNKLRINFPGFGPKVIVEDFVEML
- the thiL gene encoding thiamine-phosphate kinase, producing the protein MTKLNSEQDFLTLIDKYFPSENGHVTLGRGDDCSILRSGTDLCISKDLFLEDVHFRRSYFSPADIGYKALAVNISDIAAMGGQPCGFALGLIIPPSLESEFWEPFFQSMSALAKQHGLILAGGDLSGGQYLGISVTVWGEAAGGRFLSRGNAVPGDILFLHGPAGMARTGLLALEESGTKATDFYPECVQAHLRPPMRVAAGIKLAESEHVKGLMDLSDGLARDLPRFLGCCEGSLGARISLDESQLHEEIIHYAESKSISAAEHAFLGGEDYALFGAASADGFAELKAKIPGLHQIGTITGDNKILLNGKEYTAGGFDHFSK
- the trhA gene encoding PAQR family membrane homeostasis protein TrhA, which codes for MLQYVREPMSGLTHFIGFCLAIAGLVMLLVSSVNPTSVMHVVTFSVFGGGMVLLYLASTLYHWLPLSKRGIMWLRKLDHSMIYIYIAATYTPICLVGLKGAWGWSLFAAIWSMALAGIITKMVWLNAPRWLSTGFYLAMGWLVIVGAYPLIQALQVGALLWLLAGGIMYSIGAVIYAMKRPDPWPEFFGFHEIFHVFVMAGSFCHFWVMYEYITALGW
- the thiC gene encoding phosphomethylpyrimidine synthase ThiC, translating into MFSKNKALKSIFDSSIDELCKSEGLSKETIIQGIEDGTMVLLGNPNHKNVTPTLIGQPAKVKINANIGTSPFKNDREKEMKKLDTAWKAGAHAVMDLSTAGDLDGIRTDMLNSCPLPLGTVPIYAMAQQYVARDEDPAGFSIDELFAEVEKEAEQGVDFMTLHCGLTRRGAEWATEEGERLLGIVSRGGSILARWMRDHDAENPLLTNYDRLLEICLKHNVTLSLGDGLRPGAGEDAGDAAQWEEVLMLGKLAKRAHEYGVQAMIEGPGHVPMHLVESQIRGIKAATYNAPLYVLGPLVTDSAPGYDHIAGAIGGAIAVMNGVDFLCYLTPAEHLTLPEIDDVWNGVKASLVAAQCGEVGLGRKDAVQRDKEISIARKELDWDRIAELAIDPALACARRKDHKDEKECAMCGKFCAVRMLSE
- a CDS encoding Na+/H+ antiporter NhaC family protein, whose translation is MRNWRGLLLLTVLFTLLCQPAFAADSSLGPANAKVFGMFTLIPPLVAIVLAFITKNVVLSLFIGVFSGAFMLEAKGFDIYNGFVGGFLRLSNEILGSLADSWNAGIVLQCLAIGGLIALVSKMGGAKAIADALAKKAKSPRSSQFVTWVLGLFIFFDDYANSLTVGPIMRPVTDKMKVSREKLAFVIDATAAPIAGIALISTWVAYEVGLIRDGLQGIGYTMNAYGVFVETIPYRFYNILILVFILATIWFMREFGPMYKAEQRARTTGKVLDDNAKPMVADEATELQPAEDVDPSIWYAIIPIGTLIVAAFLGFYFNGYNGIMGGDDAALKQIFEDAPMSFLAIREAFGASDASVVLFQAALIAGIVALAIAIGKRILSVDEALSTWVQGVKSLNITAVILLLAWSLSGIIKELGTAAYLVNVLSDTIPTFLLPSIIFVMGSIISFATGTSYGTMGILMPLCIPLAFALVPEQGYVILNIGAVLTGAIFGDHCSPISDTTILSSMGSACDHIDHTRTQLFYAVPVAIISILFGYIPAGLGMPVLMVLPAGIIAILALVRFLGKPVSN
- a CDS encoding TetR/AcrR family transcriptional regulator; the protein is MSKRMDRLSRREQIAEEALKLAAKGVSAITVSNVAKACGIVPAALYRHYKNKDAIFDGVRELIRKKLIDNAKTAMDEGDTPLDVLKQLALRHADLLYKHPGIPRLLFSEAALDQKSIRRRAIYSLMTEYRAAAGEIAAKGQELGQIRKDVDPADIVFMLLGTVVPPSFLFHISNGEFDPREQVKRNLQLFEETVAVKKEN